Part of the Verrucomicrobiales bacterium genome is shown below.
AGGATGGGCTGATTATCTGCAACGGCTACAAGGACGCCCAATTCATCCGCATGGCACTGCTCGGCACCAAACTCGGCCGACGCGTGATCATGGTGGTGGAGAAGATTGAGGAACTGAAGCAGATCATCGGGATCTCACGTCAGCTCTCGGTGGAACCGATGATCGGCATTCGCGCCCGGCTCATGAGCAAGGGGGCGGGCAAGTGGGCGGAGAGCGGCGGGGAAAACGCCAAGTTCGGTCTGAGCACCGCGGAGCTGCTCGATGCCACGGCGCTGCTTCAGGCGGAAGGGCTGGGACACTGCTTCAAGCTCCTGCATTTCCACATCGGCTCCCAGGTACCCGACATCCTCACGGTGAAGAAGGCGGTTCAGGAATCGGCACGACTCTACTCCAAGCTCTATAAAATGGGCTTTGCCATCGAGTACATGGACGTGGGCGGCGGGCTCGGAGTGGACTATGACGGCAGCCGATCCGCGTTTGACAGCTCAGTGAACTACTCCCTGCAGGAGTACGCCAATGACATCGTCTACTACATCGCCGACGTTTGCAATGTGGAGAAGGTTCCGCACCCCGAGATCGTGAGCGAGAGCGGCCGGGCGATTGTGGCGCATCACAGCGTGCTCATCGTGGAGGTGTTTGGCACCATCGAGAAGAATCGGCCGAGTCCCAATCTGATATATGGGGAGGACGAGCATGCCTTGGTCAAGGAGTTGCTCGATATTCGCCGCAATCTGCCGAAGCTGAACAAGCTGGAGGCCTACCACGATGCTTTGGAGCGCAAAGAGGATGCGCACCAGATGTTCACTCTCGGGCTGCTGGAGCTTCCGGACAAGGCCAAGATCGAAAGCCTCTTCTGGGAGATCGGCGAAGCGGTGGTCGGGACGTTCAAAGGCCAGTCCTATATTCCGGAGGAAATCCGGAAGCTGGAGGATTTGCTGGGCGACCAATATCTCTGCAATTTTTCCGTATTCCAGTCGCTGCTAGATCATTGGGCACTGGGACAGTTGTTTCCGATCATGCCGATCAACCGGCTCGATGAGCGTCCCACGCGGGAGGCCACCTTGGTCGACATCACCTGCGATTCGGACGGCCAGATCAACAAATTCATCGATCTTCGTGACGTCCGCGACACCCTGCCGTTGCATGCGTTGCGTCGCAACGGCGCCGTGCAGGAACCATACTATCTGGGCTTTTTCCTCATGGGTGCCTACCAGGACATCATGGGGGACCTTCACAATCTGTTTGGTCGCGTGAACGAGGTTCATGTGTTTCTCGATCCGGACGAGGCCTCGGGATATTACGTCGAGGAGATCATCGAGGGTTCCACCGTGGTGCAGACGTTGTCCGCGGTGCAGTACGATGAGCATGAGCTGAAGCGCCAAATGAAGGCGCAGATTGATGAAGCGATCAAATCCGACCGCATGAAGCCCTCCGAGGCCATGCGCTTACTGGATGACTACGAGCGGGGTCTCAAGGAGTACACCTACTTGGGGATCCAGTGATCGCGTAGAGTCCTGTTCGCTCCATGGATGAACTTCGAGTGTCATGCTACTGATGGAACCAGCCCGGAAGTTGCAGGCTGACAGCGTCCGCCCTGAGACGCCTCGTGAGCCTGCCTTGATGGCCGCCTTGGGCCAGTTGCTGCGCGGGCTTTCGGCTTTGTTTTGGGGGCTTCCGATCGTGCTCGTGACGGCGGTTCAGGCCGCCAAGGCCGAGCTGCCACGCAGCCTTCATCTCTGGGCAGTTC
Proteins encoded:
- the speA gene encoding biosynthetic arginine decarboxylase yields the protein MNDSAVAAPAWSVEDARQMYNISRWGARYFDINTAGRVVATPLQDAGAAVDLTDIIEEARGRGLRFPLLIRFQDILRHRVESINVAFRTAIKEFNYQGRYRGVFPIKVNQLREVVEEILDAGRPFQFGLEVGSKPELFAGLALQNQQDGLIICNGYKDAQFIRMALLGTKLGRRVIMVVEKIEELKQIIGISRQLSVEPMIGIRARLMSKGAGKWAESGGENAKFGLSTAELLDATALLQAEGLGHCFKLLHFHIGSQVPDILTVKKAVQESARLYSKLYKMGFAIEYMDVGGGLGVDYDGSRSAFDSSVNYSLQEYANDIVYYIADVCNVEKVPHPEIVSESGRAIVAHHSVLIVEVFGTIEKNRPSPNLIYGEDEHALVKELLDIRRNLPKLNKLEAYHDALERKEDAHQMFTLGLLELPDKAKIESLFWEIGEAVVGTFKGQSYIPEEIRKLEDLLGDQYLCNFSVFQSLLDHWALGQLFPIMPINRLDERPTREATLVDITCDSDGQINKFIDLRDVRDTLPLHALRRNGAVQEPYYLGFFLMGAYQDIMGDLHNLFGRVNEVHVFLDPDEASGYYVEEIIEGSTVVQTLSAVQYDEHELKRQMKAQIDEAIKSDRMKPSEAMRLLDDYERGLKEYTYLGIQ